One Aythya fuligula isolate bAytFul2 chromosome W, bAytFul2.pri, whole genome shotgun sequence genomic window carries:
- the LOC116501252 gene encoding LOW QUALITY PROTEIN: PHD finger protein 24-like (The sequence of the model RefSeq protein was modified relative to this genomic sequence to represent the inferred CDS: substituted 1 base at 1 genomic stop codon): protein MGLLMSKRQTVEKVQKVSLAVSAFKDGLQEQPAAQWRTEAGGTCRGTLEQTVQEGEEEVPTGPSQPEEGSAIKAAWERLWDGQAVEPKEFDRANRFTPPAFIRPQQELHDDEPLDISLEQREQVLNDEICEICEVWTAKSLFPCRICSRVYHNGCLHHMGYLQNDNTMEVMETAHTETGWSCYYCDNLNLLLTKEELYNLMETLRQCKIIPETCLTLDDFLHYKHLVHKQQFEQPMGEAQEEWATLQFSALDPNKKGQIEWPDFLSHESIQLLQKVRPQNSLLQLLTAKEHEXACVAFLALDQDSNGFIGENECHKAQHAWFRKHQKETPSCSVSISYVGPMSESSPTRSGSGKSQEKILLAVEQEEARCVDWPSFLRENVAYILAARPNSTAIHL from the exons ATGGGGTTGCTGATGTCAAAGCGGCAGACAGTGGAGAAGGTGCAGAAAGTCAGCTTGGCCGTATCAGCCTTCAAAgatgggctgcaggagcagccggCGGCGCAGTGGCGGACAGAGGCTGGGGGCACGTGCCGAGGGACACTGGAGCAGACGGTTcaagagggagaggaggaagtaCCCACAGGGCCCTCGCAGCCGGAGGAGGGCAGTGCCATCAAGGCCGCATGGGAGCGGCTGTGGGATGGCCAGGCTGTGGAGCCAAAGGAGTTTGACCGAGCCAACAGGTTCACACCACCCGCCTTCATCCGGCcgcagcaggagctgcatgaTGATGAGCCACTGGACATCAGCTTGGAGCAGcgggagcagg TACTCAACGATGAGATATGTGAGATCTGCGAGGTGTGGACAGCCAAGAGCCTCTTCCCCTGCCGCATCTGCAGCCGGGTGTACCACAATGGCTGCCTGCACCACATGGGCTACCTGCAGAATGACAATACCATGGAGGTGATGGAGACTGCACACACCGAGACTGGATGGAGCTGCTACTACTGC GACAACCTCAATCTCCTGTTGACGAAGGAGGAGCTGTACAACCTGATGGAGACTTTGCGGCAGTGCAAGATCATTCCAG AGACCTGCCTGACGCTGGACGACTTCCTGCACTATAAGCACCTGGTGCATAAGCAGCAGTTTGAGCAGCCCATGGGGGAGGCACAGGAAGAGTGGGCCACCCTGCAGTTCTCTGCCCTGGACCCCAACAAGAAGGGGCAAATCGAGTGGCCAGATTTCCTCTCCCACGAGTCtatccagctgctgcagaaagtcCGGCCGCAG aactccctgctgcagctgctgacgGCCAAGGAGCATGAGTGAGCATGTGTGGCCTTCCTGGCGCTGGACCAGGACAGCAATGGCTTCATTGGGGAGAATGAGTGCCACAAGGCCCAGCATGCCTGGTTCCGCAAACACCAGAAGGAGACGCCATCCTGCAGCGTCAG tATCAGCTATGTTGGGCCCATGTCAGAGAGCAGCCCCACCAGGAGCGGCAGCGGCAAAAGCCAGGAGAAGATCCTGCTGGCcgtggagcaggaggaggccaG GTGCGTCGACTGGCCCAGCTTCCTGCGGGAGAACGTTGCCTACATCCTGGCTGCCCGCCCCAACAGCACTGCCATTCACCTGTAG